From a region of the Halomonas sp. HL-93 genome:
- a CDS encoding TetR/AcrR family transcriptional regulator, which translates to MTATSTKASPPSAQQRRKNNPESVRADILAVATREFSEKGLSGARIDEIAEKTRASKRMIYYYFNDKETLYLHTLEAAYQKVRLQEAELDLDHLAPLEALSRLVRFTFCHHAKNPDFIRLVMIENIHHGRFLAQSELIQSLNAGVIDVLTSVYLRGVEEGCFREGLDPRELHWLISALSFFNVSNQHTFSRIFDWQQAAPENQQKLEEHVTDMVLRYVRADETLPHS; encoded by the coding sequence ATGACAGCCACTTCGACCAAGGCCAGCCCCCCTTCCGCGCAGCAACGGCGTAAAAATAACCCCGAATCCGTGCGCGCCGATATCCTGGCGGTGGCCACCCGCGAATTCTCAGAAAAGGGCCTCTCAGGGGCGCGGATCGATGAAATCGCCGAGAAAACCCGCGCTTCCAAGCGCATGATTTATTACTATTTTAATGATAAGGAAACGCTCTACCTTCATACGCTTGAAGCTGCCTACCAGAAAGTGCGTCTGCAGGAGGCGGAGCTAGATCTTGACCACTTAGCCCCGCTTGAGGCGCTAAGTCGACTAGTTCGGTTTACCTTTTGCCACCACGCCAAAAACCCCGATTTCATTCGTCTGGTAATGATCGAAAATATTCATCATGGCCGCTTTTTGGCGCAGTCAGAGTTGATTCAATCGCTCAATGCAGGGGTAATTGATGTGCTCACTAGCGTGTACCTCCGTGGCGTCGAGGAAGGGTGTTTTCGCGAAGGGCTAGACCCGCGGGAGCTGCATTGGCTGATTAGTGCGCTGTCATTTTTTAATGTCTCAAACCAGCATACCTTTTCGCGTATTTTTGATTGGCAGCAGGCCGCGCCGGAAAATCAACAAAAGTTAGAAGAACACGTGACTGATATGGTGCTGCGCTACGTGCGCGCTGACGAGACACTGCCTCACTCGTGA
- a CDS encoding DctP family TRAP transporter solute-binding subunit, which yields MKHTLTAAVAAATLIAAANASAQTLRFAHVDPDDWTTSKKGAAAQVFKNLVEAETDLEIELYPAGSLGDETELIEGAQDGTISIAMVSGAYANFCPAVAVTDIPYTFPSAPVAWEVMDGEFGTSLAEHCLEETGLRTLAYGETGFRHFTNSVRPINSPEDMEGLKFRVQTIPLYEEMIKGLGAEPQGISWGEVPTALSTGVVDGQENPISVIYGNNFYEFQDYLTLDRHVYGVDHILISDELFQSLSEEEQAAVKRAAVVAGTTGRAVQQFNSAEGIAKLEEEGMEVTQPNAEQMEAFREAAQPPVQGYLRDELGDDAEWIERLSSSVEEASERF from the coding sequence ATGAAACACACACTAACGGCTGCCGTGGCTGCCGCCACGCTGATTGCCGCGGCGAATGCCTCTGCCCAGACGCTACGCTTTGCCCACGTTGATCCCGATGACTGGACCACCTCGAAAAAAGGTGCGGCCGCCCAGGTATTCAAAAACTTGGTAGAAGCCGAAACGGATCTAGAGATAGAGCTATACCCGGCTGGCTCATTAGGCGATGAAACCGAGCTTATCGAAGGCGCGCAGGATGGCACTATCAGTATCGCAATGGTTTCCGGTGCCTATGCCAATTTCTGCCCTGCGGTCGCCGTCACCGATATTCCTTACACCTTCCCGTCAGCGCCGGTGGCGTGGGAAGTGATGGACGGCGAGTTCGGCACTTCCCTGGCCGAGCATTGCTTAGAAGAAACTGGCTTGCGCACGCTAGCCTACGGCGAAACCGGCTTTCGCCACTTCACCAACTCCGTTCGCCCGATCAATTCACCGGAGGATATGGAAGGCCTGAAGTTTCGCGTGCAAACCATTCCTCTTTACGAAGAAATGATAAAGGGCCTTGGGGCTGAGCCGCAGGGCATCTCCTGGGGTGAGGTACCAACGGCGCTCTCTACTGGCGTAGTGGATGGCCAAGAAAACCCCATTTCGGTCATTTACGGCAACAATTTTTATGAGTTTCAAGATTACCTCACGCTAGACCGCCACGTTTATGGCGTCGATCATATTCTGATCAGTGATGAACTCTTCCAGTCGCTCTCCGAAGAAGAACAAGCCGCGGTGAAGCGCGCCGCTGTCGTTGCGGGCACCACCGGCCGTGCAGTCCAGCAGTTCAACTCGGCCGAGGGCATCGCCAAGCTGGAAGAAGAGGGCATGGAAGTGACCCAGCCCAACGCCGAGCAAATGGAAGCCTTCCGCGAAGCCGCCCAGCCTCCGGTGCAGGGCTACCTGCGCGATGAGCTTGGTGATGATGCCGAGTGGATTGAGCGTCTA